From Primulina huaijiensis isolate GDHJ02 chromosome 15, ASM1229523v2, whole genome shotgun sequence, one genomic window encodes:
- the LOC140960249 gene encoding uncharacterized protein isoform X1 — protein MKVVDFETPGDPDVLQIRELPNLALLDYHIIIQVAAAGLNVHDTWIRQGTLVYRFRSSSCLGYECSGKVVAVGSGVTEFKVGDEVCAFLGNDGGAYAEFVRVSLSHVLRIPSRVSLVEAAALPKASQLTYFALSVLTNVTLGDTVLIHETAAAIDVIAIQYVKHIGCEVFAVAGTEEKLRYCKMLGADVCINYRKEDFCKCAKAETGGKGVNIILDVSGRDNFQKNMDCLARGGSLVISGFKTGSLLELDLSSLMKKDISVIGADIRNLNDIRMSQLWSDVAEKIWPLIENGRIKPIIGKIFTFAEAAEAHKAFEECSIFGKLLLVPE, from the exons ATGAAGGTTGTGGATTTTGAAACACCAGGTGATCCTGATGTTCTTCAAATAAGAGAGCTTCCAAATCTCGCTCTTCTTGACTATCATATAATCATACAAGTAGCAGCGGCTGGACTAAATGTTCATGACACTTGGATCCGACAGGGTACTCTTGTTTATCGGTTTCGTTCCAGTTCATGTCTTGGTTATGAGTGTTCGGGAAAAGTTGTTGCTGTTGGATCAGGCGTTACCGAATTTAAGGTGGGCGATGAG GTTTGTGCTTTTCTTGGTAATGATGGGGGTGCATATGCAGAGTTTGTAAGGGTTTCACTATCTCATGTTCTGCGAATTCCTTCCAGAGTTTCCCTTGTTGAAGCAGCAGCGTTGCCCAAGGCATCACAATTAACTTATTTTGCTCTTTCAGTGTTGACGAATGTTACCCTTGGCGATACAGTCTTG ATACATGAGACTGCAGCGGCAATTGACGTTATTGCTATTCAATATGTTAAGCATATTGGTTGTGAAGTATTTGCGGTGGCAG GAACGGAAGAAAAGTTGAGGTATTGCAAAATGCTAGGAGCTGACGTCTGCATCAACTACAGAAAAGAAGACTTCTGCAAGTGTGCTAAGGCTGAAACGGGAGGAAAAG GGGTTAACATTATATTAGATGTAAGTGGAAGAGATAACTTTCAAAAGAACATGGATTGTCTGGCTAGAGGTGGGTCTCTTGTCATTTCAGGATTCAAGACTGGGAGTCTGTTGGAACTCGACCTTTCCTCTCTCATGAAGAAGGATATTAGTGTCATAG GGGCGGATATACGGAATCTAAATGATATACGGATGAGTCAGCTTTGGTCTGATGTTGCAGAAAAAATTTGGCCTCTGATAGAAAATGGACGTATAAAACCAATAATAGGTAAAATTTTCACCTTCGCTGAAGCTGCGGAGGCACATAAAGCCTTCGAGGAGTGTAGTATTTTTGGCAAATTATTGTTAGTTCCAGAATAA
- the LOC140960249 gene encoding uncharacterized protein isoform X3, with translation MFMTLGSDRVLLFIGFVPVHVLVMSVREKLLLLDQALPNLRWAMRVSLVEAAALPKASQLTYFALSVLTNVTLGDTVLIHETAAAIDVIAIQYVKHIGCEVFAVAGTEEKLRYCKMLGADVCINYRKEDFCKCAKAETGGKGVNIILDVSGRDNFQKNMDCLARGGSLVISGFKTGSLLELDLSSLMKKDISVIGADIRNLNDIRMSQLWSDVAEKIWPLIENGRIKPIIGKIFTFAEAAEAHKAFEECSIFGKLLLVPE, from the exons ATGTTCATGACACTTGGATCCGACAGGGTACTCTTGTTTATCGGTTTCGTTCCAGTTCATGTCTTGGTTATGAGTGTTCGGGAAAAGTTGTTGCTGTTGGATCAGGCGTTACCGAATTTAAGGTGGGCGATGAG AGTTTCCCTTGTTGAAGCAGCAGCGTTGCCCAAGGCATCACAATTAACTTATTTTGCTCTTTCAGTGTTGACGAATGTTACCCTTGGCGATACAGTCTTG ATACATGAGACTGCAGCGGCAATTGACGTTATTGCTATTCAATATGTTAAGCATATTGGTTGTGAAGTATTTGCGGTGGCAG GAACGGAAGAAAAGTTGAGGTATTGCAAAATGCTAGGAGCTGACGTCTGCATCAACTACAGAAAAGAAGACTTCTGCAAGTGTGCTAAGGCTGAAACGGGAGGAAAAG GGGTTAACATTATATTAGATGTAAGTGGAAGAGATAACTTTCAAAAGAACATGGATTGTCTGGCTAGAGGTGGGTCTCTTGTCATTTCAGGATTCAAGACTGGGAGTCTGTTGGAACTCGACCTTTCCTCTCTCATGAAGAAGGATATTAGTGTCATAG GGGCGGATATACGGAATCTAAATGATATACGGATGAGTCAGCTTTGGTCTGATGTTGCAGAAAAAATTTGGCCTCTGATAGAAAATGGACGTATAAAACCAATAATAGGTAAAATTTTCACCTTCGCTGAAGCTGCGGAGGCACATAAAGCCTTCGAGGAGTGTAGTATTTTTGGCAAATTATTGTTAGTTCCAGAATAA
- the LOC140960249 gene encoding uncharacterized protein isoform X4: protein MFMTLGSDRVLLFIGFVPVHVLVMSVREKLLLLDQALPNLRVSLVEAAALPKASQLTYFALSVLTNVTLGDTVLIHETAAAIDVIAIQYVKHIGCEVFAVAGTEEKLRYCKMLGADVCINYRKEDFCKCAKAETGGKGVNIILDVSGRDNFQKNMDCLARGGSLVISGFKTGSLLELDLSSLMKKDISVIGADIRNLNDIRMSQLWSDVAEKIWPLIENGRIKPIIGKIFTFAEAAEAHKAFEECSIFGKLLLVPE from the exons ATGTTCATGACACTTGGATCCGACAGGGTACTCTTGTTTATCGGTTTCGTTCCAGTTCATGTCTTGGTTATGAGTGTTCGGGAAAAGTTGTTGCTGTTGGATCAGGCGTTACCGAATTTAAG AGTTTCCCTTGTTGAAGCAGCAGCGTTGCCCAAGGCATCACAATTAACTTATTTTGCTCTTTCAGTGTTGACGAATGTTACCCTTGGCGATACAGTCTTG ATACATGAGACTGCAGCGGCAATTGACGTTATTGCTATTCAATATGTTAAGCATATTGGTTGTGAAGTATTTGCGGTGGCAG GAACGGAAGAAAAGTTGAGGTATTGCAAAATGCTAGGAGCTGACGTCTGCATCAACTACAGAAAAGAAGACTTCTGCAAGTGTGCTAAGGCTGAAACGGGAGGAAAAG GGGTTAACATTATATTAGATGTAAGTGGAAGAGATAACTTTCAAAAGAACATGGATTGTCTGGCTAGAGGTGGGTCTCTTGTCATTTCAGGATTCAAGACTGGGAGTCTGTTGGAACTCGACCTTTCCTCTCTCATGAAGAAGGATATTAGTGTCATAG GGGCGGATATACGGAATCTAAATGATATACGGATGAGTCAGCTTTGGTCTGATGTTGCAGAAAAAATTTGGCCTCTGATAGAAAATGGACGTATAAAACCAATAATAGGTAAAATTTTCACCTTCGCTGAAGCTGCGGAGGCACATAAAGCCTTCGAGGAGTGTAGTATTTTTGGCAAATTATTGTTAGTTCCAGAATAA
- the LOC140960233 gene encoding uncharacterized protein isoform X1 has translation MKAMVVKKDWVSSSLEEREIKMPEIKDNEVIIQVCACGVNSGDIIDLVTCEDGICPGLECSGIIEAVGRNVDRWKVGERVCAILEGGGYAEKVAVLENFLLPLPDDIDLHDAAGLPYASCCIWLALFKVCNPNTVEDTLKDKRILIREGTSGIGALAIQYAKFLGLTVIASAGSSDEFSLCHDYGAGFCVDHTSTDFAREVVTSTIDYLGVDFVLDYGASDLQRNIRCCRPGGKVCIVDLHGMVSNSIDLAMLQKRHAEIKVFDVRSRDLGYKASVIAGVRTHLWPAVLKKNVIPAVGNRRFAVTEAQKALNLLKENDNIGKIIVYMNFEKTSHHVKMD, from the exons ATGAAAGCGATGGTAGTTAAAAAAGACTGGGTCTCGAGTAGTTTAGAGGAGCGAGAAATTAAAATGCCTGAAATTAAGGACAATGAAGTAATCATTCAGGTGTGCGCCTGTGGCGTCAATAGTGGTGATATAATTGATTTGGTTACATGTGAGGATGGTATCTGCCCAGGCCTTGAATGCTCTGGAATAATCGAAGCAGTTGGAAGAAATGTCGATCGTTGGAAAGTTGGAGAAAGG GTTTGTGCCATTCTCGAGGGAGGAGGGTATGCTGAAAAAGTTGCTGTGCTGGAAAACTTTCTTCTTCCATTGcctgatgatattgatttacaTGATGCTGCAGGCTTACCTTATGCATCATGCTGCATATGGTTGGCTTTATTCAAAGTGTGTAACCCCAACACAGTTGAAGATACACTTAAAGATAAAAGAATACTG ATTCGTGAAGGTACTAGCGGGATCGGTGCACTGGCAATACAATATGCAAAGTTCCTGGGCTTAACAGTTATCGCCTCCGCAG GAAGTAGCGACGAGTTTTCACTGTGTCATGATTATGGAGCTGGCTTTTGTGTTGATCACACATCGACAGACTTTGCGCGGGAGGTTGTCACGTCGACAATTGATTATTTAG GCGTTGATTTTGTTCTTGATTACGGAGCTTCCGATCTTCAAAGAAACATTAGGTGCTGTCGTCCTGGGGGTAAGGTTTGCATTGTGGATTTGCATGGAATGGTATCTAATAGCATAGATCTTGCTATGCTACAAAAACGACATGCTGAAATTAAAG TTTTTGATGTACGATCTAGAGATTTGGGTTATAAAGCTTCTGTGATTGCTGGAGTGAGAACTCATTTGTGGCCTGCCgttcttaaaaaaaatgttatccCTGCTGTGGGGAATCGTCGTTTTGCGGTGACTGAAGCTCAAAAAGCTTTGAACCTTTTAAAGGAAAATGATAATATTGGGAAGATTATTGTGTATATGAATTTTGAGAAGACCAGTCACCATGTTAAAATGGACTAA
- the LOC140960249 gene encoding uncharacterized protein isoform X2 yields MKVVDFETPGDPDVLQIRELPNLALLDYHIIIQVAAAGLNVHDTWIRQGTLVYRFRSSSCLGYECSGKVVAVGSGVTEFKVCAFLGNDGGAYAEFVRVSLSHVLRIPSRVSLVEAAALPKASQLTYFALSVLTNVTLGDTVLIHETAAAIDVIAIQYVKHIGCEVFAVAGTEEKLRYCKMLGADVCINYRKEDFCKCAKAETGGKGVNIILDVSGRDNFQKNMDCLARGGSLVISGFKTGSLLELDLSSLMKKDISVIGADIRNLNDIRMSQLWSDVAEKIWPLIENGRIKPIIGKIFTFAEAAEAHKAFEECSIFGKLLLVPE; encoded by the exons ATGAAGGTTGTGGATTTTGAAACACCAGGTGATCCTGATGTTCTTCAAATAAGAGAGCTTCCAAATCTCGCTCTTCTTGACTATCATATAATCATACAAGTAGCAGCGGCTGGACTAAATGTTCATGACACTTGGATCCGACAGGGTACTCTTGTTTATCGGTTTCGTTCCAGTTCATGTCTTGGTTATGAGTGTTCGGGAAAAGTTGTTGCTGTTGGATCAGGCGTTACCGAATTTAAG GTTTGTGCTTTTCTTGGTAATGATGGGGGTGCATATGCAGAGTTTGTAAGGGTTTCACTATCTCATGTTCTGCGAATTCCTTCCAGAGTTTCCCTTGTTGAAGCAGCAGCGTTGCCCAAGGCATCACAATTAACTTATTTTGCTCTTTCAGTGTTGACGAATGTTACCCTTGGCGATACAGTCTTG ATACATGAGACTGCAGCGGCAATTGACGTTATTGCTATTCAATATGTTAAGCATATTGGTTGTGAAGTATTTGCGGTGGCAG GAACGGAAGAAAAGTTGAGGTATTGCAAAATGCTAGGAGCTGACGTCTGCATCAACTACAGAAAAGAAGACTTCTGCAAGTGTGCTAAGGCTGAAACGGGAGGAAAAG GGGTTAACATTATATTAGATGTAAGTGGAAGAGATAACTTTCAAAAGAACATGGATTGTCTGGCTAGAGGTGGGTCTCTTGTCATTTCAGGATTCAAGACTGGGAGTCTGTTGGAACTCGACCTTTCCTCTCTCATGAAGAAGGATATTAGTGTCATAG GGGCGGATATACGGAATCTAAATGATATACGGATGAGTCAGCTTTGGTCTGATGTTGCAGAAAAAATTTGGCCTCTGATAGAAAATGGACGTATAAAACCAATAATAGGTAAAATTTTCACCTTCGCTGAAGCTGCGGAGGCACATAAAGCCTTCGAGGAGTGTAGTATTTTTGGCAAATTATTGTTAGTTCCAGAATAA
- the LOC140960233 gene encoding uncharacterized protein isoform X2, whose amino-acid sequence MKAMVVKKDWVSSSLEEREIKMPEIKDNEVIIQVCACGVNSGDIIDLVTCEDGICPGLECSGIIEAVGRNVDRWKVGERVCAILEGGGYAEKVAVLENFLLPLPDDIDLHDAAGLPYASCCIWLALFKVCNPNTVEDTLKDKRILIREGTSGIGALAIQYAKFLGLTVIASAGVDFVLDYGASDLQRNIRCCRPGGKVCIVDLHGMVSNSIDLAMLQKRHAEIKVFDVRSRDLGYKASVIAGVRTHLWPAVLKKNVIPAVGNRRFAVTEAQKALNLLKENDNIGKIIVYMNFEKTSHHVKMD is encoded by the exons ATGAAAGCGATGGTAGTTAAAAAAGACTGGGTCTCGAGTAGTTTAGAGGAGCGAGAAATTAAAATGCCTGAAATTAAGGACAATGAAGTAATCATTCAGGTGTGCGCCTGTGGCGTCAATAGTGGTGATATAATTGATTTGGTTACATGTGAGGATGGTATCTGCCCAGGCCTTGAATGCTCTGGAATAATCGAAGCAGTTGGAAGAAATGTCGATCGTTGGAAAGTTGGAGAAAGG GTTTGTGCCATTCTCGAGGGAGGAGGGTATGCTGAAAAAGTTGCTGTGCTGGAAAACTTTCTTCTTCCATTGcctgatgatattgatttacaTGATGCTGCAGGCTTACCTTATGCATCATGCTGCATATGGTTGGCTTTATTCAAAGTGTGTAACCCCAACACAGTTGAAGATACACTTAAAGATAAAAGAATACTG ATTCGTGAAGGTACTAGCGGGATCGGTGCACTGGCAATACAATATGCAAAGTTCCTGGGCTTAACAGTTATCGCCTCCGCAG GCGTTGATTTTGTTCTTGATTACGGAGCTTCCGATCTTCAAAGAAACATTAGGTGCTGTCGTCCTGGGGGTAAGGTTTGCATTGTGGATTTGCATGGAATGGTATCTAATAGCATAGATCTTGCTATGCTACAAAAACGACATGCTGAAATTAAAG TTTTTGATGTACGATCTAGAGATTTGGGTTATAAAGCTTCTGTGATTGCTGGAGTGAGAACTCATTTGTGGCCTGCCgttcttaaaaaaaatgttatccCTGCTGTGGGGAATCGTCGTTTTGCGGTGACTGAAGCTCAAAAAGCTTTGAACCTTTTAAAGGAAAATGATAATATTGGGAAGATTATTGTGTATATGAATTTTGAGAAGACCAGTCACCATGTTAAAATGGACTAA
- the LOC140960232 gene encoding CBL-interacting serine/threonine-protein kinase 6-like has protein sequence MTMGSEAKCGVLRGKYELGSFLGHGTFAKVYHARNLATGDSVAMKVVGKEKIIRVGMMEQVKREISVMKMMKHPNIVELYEIMASKTNIYFAMELVRGGELFAKVAKGRLLEDPARHYFQQLISAVDFCHSRGVYHRDLKLENLLLDEDGNLKVTDFGLSALSDHLRQDGLLHTTCGTPAYVAPDVIGKKGYDGAKADIWSCGVILYVLLAGYLPFQEDNIVAMYRKIYRGDFKCPPWFSPESRKLITKMLDPNPNTRIRVAKILNSSWFKKRSTVRQSKSKLEQDFALGDEVNGKGNEPETLNAFHIISLSEGFDLSPPFENTKKVDKEELRFATMTPASSVISKIEEVAKTRNFSVKKSDSCVRLQGQESGRKGKLGIAVDIFAVAASFLVVEVKKYSGDTLEYNQFCSKELRPGLKNIVWTTTGNSMPEC, from the coding sequence ATGACCATGGGATCTGAAGCAAAGTGCGGCGTGCTGCGTGGGAAGTACGAACTGGGCAGTTTCTTAGGCCACGGCACTTTCGCGAAGGTTTACCATGCCAGGAATCTGGCCACAGGTGATAGCGTCGCCATGAAAGTGGTGGGAAAGGAAAAGATAATTCGTGTCGGAATGATGGAACAAGTGAAGCGCGAGATATCAgtcatgaagatgatgaagcaTCCCAACATCGTGGAACTCTACGAGATCATGGCTAGCAAGACCAATATTTACTTCGCCATGGAATTGGTTCGCGGCGGCGAGTTGTTTGCAAAGGTCGCCAAGGGCCGCCTGCTTGAGGACCCTGCTCGCCATTACTTCCAGCAACTGATCTCTGCCGTAGACTTTTGCCACAGCCGGGGTGTTTATCACCGTGATTTGAAGCTGGAGAATCTACTCCTTGATGAAGATGGGAATCTGAAAGTAACTGATTTCGGGCTCAGTGCACTTTCCGACCATCTCCGCCAAGATGGTTTGCTGCATACAACGTGTGGAACGCCAGCCTACGTTGCGCCGGATGTCATCGGGAAAAAAGGATATGACGGAGCGAAGGCTGATATTTGGTCATGTGGGGTGATTCTTTATGTACTTTTGGCTGGTTACTTGCCCTTCCAAGAGGATAACATTGTTGCTATGTATAGAAAAATCTACAGGGGAGACTTCAAGTGCCCGCCATGGTTTTCACCCGAATCCCGCAAGTTAATCACCAAGATGCTGGATCCGAATCCCAATACGAGGATAAGGGTAGCCAAGATCTTGAATTCATCTTGGTTCAAGAAAAGATCCACAGTGAGACAATCAAAGAGTAAACTAGAGCAGGACTTTGCCTTGGGAGATGAAGTGAATGGAAAGGGGAACGAACCAGAGACTTTGAATGCTTTCCACATAATTTCCCTGTCCGAGGGATTCGATTTGTCCCCTCCGTTTGAAAACACGAAGAAAGTTGATAAAGAAGAACTGCGATTTGCCACTATGACTCCTGCAAGTAGTGTAATCTCCAAGATTGAAGAAGTGGCAAAAACACGGAATTTCAGTGTGAAGAAGAGTGATTCTTGTGTCAGGTTGCAGGGGCAAGAAAGTGGAAGGAAAGGGAAACTAGGAATCGCTGTTGATATTTTTGCCGTTGCGGCATCTTTTCTGGTGGTGGAGGTGAAGAAATATAGTGGTGATACTCTTGAATATAACCAATTCTGCAGCAAAGAACTGAGACCTGGgcttaaaaatattgtttggaCAACAACTGGGAATTCAATGCCTGAATGCTGA